A stretch of DNA from Henriciella sp. AS95:
TGAAGGTGAACTTTCGAACGCTCGCCCTTGTGCTGCTCGTCGTGGTGGGGCTGCCGGTTGCGGGGTATTTTCTGTCCAAGCAGACCCAGCCGTACAAACATGCTGCGCGGTTTGACTGTCTCGACTTTGATGCCGATGACGTCACCATTTCGAACACATGTGACGAAACACTGCTCGCGCGCCTGTGTACCGCGCCGACCGACGAGGCGGATTTGTCATGCGATTACTTCACGCTTGCCCCGGGTGAGACATCGCCTGCCCCTGGCGGGCCGACACCGCGCAGCGTTGATTATCAGGCCTGCAAAGCGCCCTATGTCCCGGCCAAGGTCAGTCAGCAGGACAAGCCCAATATCTATGAGCGCGGCTGCCTGCCCGAAGACGGCGAGAGGGCGCCAGTGATCGACCGAGCCTGGATGAAGCACTGAAGGGCCGCGTAAAGGCCTCGCCTGCCTAGGCTGGCTCTGCGTACAGATCGTACTCGTCGGCATCCGAGATGCGGGCGCTGACAATGTCGCCTGCGCTGAGGTGGCTGGCATTGGCAAGGTAAACGACGCCGTCAATCTCCGGCGCGTCGGCCTTTGAGCGGGCCAGCATCTCGCCCGGTTCTTCGCCCGGCCCGTCGATGATGACGTCCTGTGTGGTGCCGATCTGTGCGGCGGCGCGCTCTGAGGAGATTTCAGCCTGCAGCGCCATGAAGCGGTGCCAGCGTTCTTCCTTCACCTCTTCGGGCAGATGGCCCTCGAGCAGCCGGCTCTCGGCATGTTCGACATTCTCATATTTGAAACAGCCGGCGCGGTCGATCTTCGCTTCGCGGATAAAGTCGAGCAGGATCTCGAAATCCTCTTCGGTCTCACCCGGAAAGCCGACAATGAAGGTCGAGCGGATGGTCATGCCCGGCACGTCACGGCGCCATTGCTGGATGCGTTCGAGCACGCGGTCCTGCTTGGCGGGGCGCTTCATCTGTTTCAGCACATTGGCCGAGGCATGCTGGAACGGGATGTCGAGATAGGGAAGGATCGCGCCCTCAGCCATGAGCGGGATGACCTTGTCGACATGCGGGTATGGGTAGACGTAATGCATGCGCACCCAGGCGCCGAGCGTGCCGAGCCCGCGCGCCAGATCGAGAAAGCGGGTTTCGTATTCCTCGCCCTTCCAGGTCTGCGGCGCATACTTCACATCAAGCCCGTATGCCGAGGTGTCCTGGCTGATCACGAGCAGCTCATTCACGCCGGCTTTGACGAGGCGTTCGGCTTCTGTGAGGACGTGGTGGATCGGGCGGGAGACGAGGTCGCCGCGCAGCTTCGGAATGATGCAGAAGCTGCAGCGATTATTACAGCCCTCTGAGATCTTCAGATACGAATAGTGGCGCGGCGTGAGCTTCAGGCCGGTTTCGGGCACGAGGTCTGTGAAGGCGTCCGGCGGCGGCGTCAGATGCGTATGCACCGCGTCCATCACCTGCTCGTACTGGTGCGGTCCGGTCACGGCGAGCACCTTTGGATGCGCCTTCTGGATCACCTCGGGTTCCGCGCCGAGGCATCCGGTCACGATCACCTTGCCATTCGCCTCGATCGCCTCGCCGATGGCCTCAAGGCTCTCATCGCGGGCACTGTCGAGGAAGCCGCACGTATTCACCAACACCAGGTCTGCGCCCTCATAGTCGGGCGCTATGGCATAGCCCTCGGCGCGCAGGCGGGTGATGATCCGCTCGGAATCCACCAGCGCCTTGGGGCAGCCAAGCGAGACAATGCCGACTTTCGGCTGGGTTTTTGCGGACGCTTTCGGCGGGGTCTGAATGAGTGTGCTCATGGGCGCGCCTTTACCAGCGGCGGGGCGAGATGGGAAGAAGGCGAGGGCTGTTGGGGCGTAGCGCGGCAGACAGGCCCCGCCGCCTCAATCGACAATCGGGGCGGGTTTCTCGATCTCATTGCGTCGGGCGACGAATGAGAGAAGCGTGCCGATCACGATCAGCCCGGCGATCAGCCCGAAGGCTTCAAGCGGGGCCTGCGCGCTGGCATAGATCGAGAAGGCCACGCCGACGAACACGATCAGGACCCAGACGGGGGTCAAGCCGGTGTCATGGCCCTCGCGGCCGCGCACCTGGAAATACACGAAAGCGGCAAACATGCTGAGTATGGCGATCTGCGCGCCAAGCGATGTGACCTTCGCGAGGAAGGTAAAGTTGCCGCTGAGCGATACCATCGCGACAATAAGCGTGAACAGCAGGATGGCACGGTCCGGTGTCCGGAAATGGTCAGAGACGTGGGCCAGCGTCTTCGGGAGCAGGCCGCGGTCCGCCATTCCATAGATGATGCGCGGTCCCGACACGAAGAAGGTGAGAGCGTTTGTCGTGATCGAGAAAATCGCCGCAAGCGTCAGGATCACCACGCCGGTTTCGCCCATGACGGCGCCTGCAGCGGCTGCAAGCGGGGCGGCATTACCGGCGCTGCTGGGAGCGCCGGCGGCGATATAGGCCCACTGGACGGCCATGTAGAGGACGATGATTGCCGCCAGCGACAGGAGCATGGAGCGCGGTAGCGTCCGGCGCGGATTTTTGATCTCTCCGGCTGAATACGTCGAATTGATCGTTCCCGAAAAGGCGAAATAGACCAGCAGGGCGACCGATTCAAACGTTCCGAAACTCGGCAGCTCGAAGCTGACCGACAGGCCGCCAACGGCGAACGCGACCACGCAAAGCAGAAGGATGGGCGTCACCTTCAGGACGGTTCCCACCATGATTCCAGCGACCGCGTTGCGCATGCCGGAAGTGGTCAGGGCGCTCAATGCGATCAGGAGGGCCAGGACCGCGAAGATCCGGGCCGGTCCATCCTGGAGAAACGGGAAGAAGACCGAAAGATAGGAGACGAGCACATGCAATGTGGCGGCCCGTCCGGCTGAAATGGCGATCACCAGCAGCCAGCCGACCTGAAAGCCGACAATGGGTCCGAACGCCGCCTGCGCATAAAGCTGCACCCCGCCTGAGGAGCGGAACATCGCGGCCATGCGCGAGGCGACCAGGATGTTGCAGGAGAAGAGCAGCCCGAAGATCAGGAACATCCAGGGCGCAAAGTTGCCTGTCTCGGCATAGAGGATGGCCGGAAGCGCGAAAATGCCCGCTCCGATCATGCCATTGACGCTCATCAAGGTTGCGCCAATCGTACCGACCACCCTTGGCGGCCTGATCTCTTCTGTCATGTTTTTCCCACCCGTTGGTGGAACGCTACATTAAACGGTGAGAACGGCAAACGTTTCTTGATATCAGTCCCGTTCGGGCGGGCCTCAGCGCTTCTTCAGCCGGTCGAGCAATGCGTCGGAGCGCGCCTGCATGTCCTTTCGCATGTCATCGATGGAGCTTCTTCCAGCGTCGAAGCTGGCAGGCAGGCTGGAGCCCTGATTGTGGCCCGCCTCTGCCGCCATCATGACAAACTCCTCGCCCGTGAACGTGTCGTGCGGGACCATGTTTGGTGGCTTCAGCTCGCTCATCGGATCGATGGATAGCCCGGTCTCACCTTTGCCAAAGTCCATATCACCCGGTTGACCCTGCATCATCTGGTCGCCGGCCGGGGCCACATCGAACCCGTACGTCTGAACATCGACAACGCCCAGCTTGTTATTTCGCAGGCTGAGTTTCATCTTGACCGGGCCTGGCTTTTTCGGGCTGAGGCTCGTGATCATCTCGTTCCGGCCGCGGGGAAACAGCCGGAAAATCCCGCCATTGCTGCCATAAAACTCAACCACCAGGCTGTGATAGGGCGCAACATTGGCAAAGCGCAGGCGCCAGGGCTGGCCAACCCGCGGCTTGGCACAATACAGCGTTGCAGCCTGTTTGCCTTGTCCCCCATCCCCAAAGCCCTGTTCCGGATTGGCAAAGCCGCCAGGGGCGCCGGCATCGGCATTGTCGAAGGCCGGGTCCTTGATGGTGATCGAGGTCGACGCGCTGTCCAGCGTATCGCCGAACTTGTCGAGGGCGACGGCCGTCAAGGAAATCCGGCCTGCAAAACTGTGAGACAGCGTGACGGTTTTTCGCTGGCCGGACACCTCTCTTGCCTGGCCGAGCATCCCGTCCTTGTCGATACGGAGCTTTTCGGCATTGCCGGGGATGTTGCTGATCTGGACCGTGAAGGATGACCCTTTATTGGCGCTGTCTGGCGCGTCGATATACATGATGAAAGTCTCCACTACCTGATTTAAAAGGCGCAGAGATCGTGGAGTCCGGGTCAGATTTTGTGCCCGGCGAACGCAAAGCCCCGCCAGACTCCTCTCAAGCGAACGGCTTTGCGCCGGGATGAGACCGCGTCTAATGTCCCCTCAGGGACGAAACGGGGACGCAAGAGGCATGAGACCTTTCACAAAAATTCTGCTGGCTGGCCTGACCAGCCTTGCCTTACTGGCCGGGTGTACGAGCCATCGGGGCGCAACAACGATCAGCCCGTCGGGCTATGCCTATAATGAGGCGGTCGCGACGACGAAGAGCGAGCAGCTTCTGCTCAATTTGGTGCGCCTGAAATATCGCGACCCGATCGTCTTCATGGATGTCGACGGGATCACGACGCAGCATCAATATGTCTTCTCGCTGTCAGCCGAGAACCTCCTGCCCTTCCAGAACGCGTCCAATGGTTCATCGCTTGTCATTCCGGGCGCCAGCGTCAGCGAGACGCCGACCACCGTCTACAAGCCGCTCGACAGCAGCCAGTTTGCCCAGGACCTGCTCGCGCCGATCACGCCGGACACCATCGTGCTGCTGGCCAATTCCGGCTGGAGCGTGGAGCGGCTCATCTCGTGCTGCATTGAGCGGATCGGGCCGCTCTCCAATGCCGCCAGCGTGTCTGGCCCGACGCCAGCCGTCATTCCGGACAATCATGAGTTCCGGGAAATGGCGGGCCTGCTGCGCGGCCTGCAACAGCAGGAACGGGTCTGGATCGACCGGATGAAGGGCGATGAGGGCGTCGGCACCTATCTCGTCATCGATTCAGAGCGGGGCAATGCCTGCGCCCCGCTGCTTGAGCTCTTGAAAACGAGCGACTGCAAGATGGAGTTTCGTCTGGTTGCCAAGGATTCCGGGCGACAGGCTGACCCGCACTACGCCCAGACCCGCACCGTGCTCGGCGCGCTCTATGCGCTCTCGCACGCGGTGGACGTCCCTGAGACTCATCGCGCCGCCGGCCTTACCACGCAGAGCGCCATCACCTCGTCGCGGACCCCTGACTGGCCGACCTATCTTGGCGGCGTCTTCCAGGTCCGGTCCGGCACAAGCGAACCGGCTGGCGCGGCAGTGAAAATCTACTATCGCGACCACTGGTTCTGGATCGATGACCGCGATCTCGATTCCAAGACCACGTTCAACCTCGTCACCTTCCTACTCGCGCTGCAGTCCGCCGCCAGCGACGGGGTATCGCCACTGCTGACGATTAATGCGGGCGGGTGAGCAGGGGAGTCGCAGATAGGCTAAATCAGCTGGCTATTGTGCCTGCTGCCGCGCGGCAAACATCTCTTCCCAGTCTGTGGGGCCTGCCGTGAAGCTGTTGTGCAAGGCACGTAGGGAATAGGCATTTCCTTCGACGAAGAACTCCCGCAACCGCTTTGACTCCTCGTCATCGCCATAGCCGACGCCGCTAATCGTGACGAGGGTCCGGGTGTCTGAAACCGGGTCGAATTCGAACACCGAGACCAGCCGGTCGAGCGTTTCCTGCGAGGCAAACCCGGGCGGCGCCTGAACCGTCTTCAGGACGAGTAACTCTTGCGGGAGATAGGCGAGGATTTCGAGCTTGATATTGTCGCTCTCTCCGGCCTGAGCGTCGAGCTCGTAGCTGCTCTCTATCTGTCCGCCGATTTCAAGATCAATCACAGCAAACGGGGTCGCCCAGGCCATGTAGCCTTCTGATGTGGTGAACGCGTCCCAGACGTCAGAAACAGGCGCATCCACAATGATTGTCTGTTCCAGAATGTTTTCAGTCGTGACGGTTTCGACGACACCAGATGGCAGCGCTGTTTCCTCGACAGGTGTTTCGGAAGACACGCAGGCGGCAAGCGCAAGCAATAGTGACGCAATGCTTATAGCAGGTTTCATGAGCGCTCCTCCAAGACTGTACCCAGTTAGACTTGAAGGAAGGTGGCCGCGTCAACTGAAGTTAGGAAACAGGAGCTCTCTTGGGATTGCCCGAAATGCCGGCAAGAGCGCGCGGACGCGTCAGGCCGCTTCCATCTCGATGCCTTTTTCGGCCATGAAGGTCTTCAGCTCGCCGCTTTCGAACATCTCCTTGATGATGTCGCAGCCGCCGACGAACTCGCCTTTGACGTAGAGCTGGGGAATGGTCGGCCAGTCGGAATAGACCTTGATGCCTTCGCGGATCGCCTGGTCTTCCAGCACGTTGGTGGCGACATAATCGACGCCGAGATAGTCGAGCACCTGGACGACAACAGAGGAGAAACCGCATTGCGGGAAAGTCGGCGTGCCCTTCATGAAGAGCAGCACATCATTGCCTTTGACGGCCTGGTCGATGGCAGTTTGGGTGTCGTCGCTCATGTCGGTCTCCGGATGGTCGGTTTACTCGAAACTAGATGAGAAGCATGCGGCGCCGCTTCAAGCCCCTGAATGTGGCGCCTCCCCATGCTTCATCCATGGGGTCCATCTCCCGATTCGTCACCAAGGTCTGGTGGCCGAAGATGGGCACCACGGACAAGCCGTGGTGAAGCGCTCAGCTGGTCAGCGGCAAAGGCTGACGCCTAGTCCTTCTTTTCTTTCATGATCTGCTCACGGGCGACCGCGACCAGTTCTGCCATGTGCTCACGGATGCGGGCATCGGAGCGGTCAACGCCCTTGGCGTCGAAATCGGCGCGCACCTTGCGGAACACATCCTCGTCGCCCGGCTCTTCCAGGTCAGACATGACGACCTCTTTGGCATAGGCTTCGGCGTCGGCGCCGTGCAGGCCGAGAAGGTCAGCGGCCCAGACGCCGAGCAGCTTGTTGCGGCGGTTCATGACTTTGAAGTCGAGCGCCGAATCATGGGCGTATTTCGCTTCTTCGGCGCGTTCGCGATCGTCGAATGTGCTCATTGGCAAGCCTTCCTCGTGTTGCGGGCTTTTCATAATGGTCACGGGCATATAGAGCGGGCTGCATGCCGCGCGCAAGACCACTGCAGCGTTCCGCTCACAATACCACTGGCGAATCGTACTGAATCATCATTTGTTTCGCCCTCTCGATGAGAGTAACACTGCGATTTGATTGTGGAGGCTGAATGCGGAGCCGTAATGGGCGCTGCGACTTTCAGTTCCATCTCCAGGGGAGGCTGCGATGTCGCGCAGGCGGATGATTTACGAAGGCAAGGCCAAGATCCTTTACGAAGGACCGGAGCCGGGCACCCTGATCCAGTATTTCAAGGATGACGCCACGGCGTTCAATGCCGAGAAAAAAGCCGTGCTTGATGGCAAGGGCGTGCTGAACAATCGCATCAGCGAGTTCATCATGACGCGCCTCGGCGCGATGGGCATCCCCAACCATTTCATCAAACGGCTGAACATGCGCGAGCAGCTGATCAAGAAGGTGGAAATCATTCCGCTGGAAGTGATCGTGCGCAATGTCGCCGCCGGGACCATGTCGAAACGCCTCGGGATTACCGAAGGCGAGGCCCTGCCCCGCGCCATTGTCGAGTTCTGCTACAAGAAGGATGAGCTGGGCGATCCGCTTGTCTCCGAAGAGCATATCGCCGCCTTTGGCTGGGCGAGCCCGCAGGAGATGGACGAGATCATCGCCATGGCCCTGCGTATCAACGACATCCTGTGCGGGCTGTTCGCGGCTGTCGGGATCCGTCTTATCGATTTCAAGATCGAGTTCGGCCGTCTTTTCGAAGGCGAGATCGTGCGCACCATCCTGGCCGATGAGATCAGCCCGGATAGCTGCCGCCTCTGGGATTTCGAGACCAATGAGAAGCTCGACAAGGACCGGTTCCGCCGCGACCTTGGCGGGGTGACGGAAGCCTATGCCGAAGTCGCGCGCCGCCTCGGTATCATCAAGGAATCCGGTCAGGCGGCCGATATTCTGGACTTCAACAGTTCCGCGAAATAGGCGCGTTCCAATGGACGCGCGAATGGGTTAAACGGGGCGCGACTCGCACACAGCCGGAGAGATTCGCCATGAAAGCCATCGTCCATGTCGGCCTGAAACCAGGTGTTCTCGACCCGCAAGGCAAGGCCGTTGCCGATACGCTCGGCCGGATGGGCTATGACGAGGTGAAGGGCGCGCGCATCGGCAAGGTGATCGAGCTTGACCTCGACGGCGTCGAAGCCGGCACCGAAGAGGCCCGCGTCAAAGAGATGTGCGAAAAGCTGCTCGCTAACACCGTCATCGAATCCTATCGCTACGAACTGGTCGACTAGGGCGGTCTTCTACATAGGCTTTCAGGCCTGACAGGAAGTCAGCAGTCTCTTTCTGGAGCGCTGAAATCTGCACACCATCGCAACCGGCGAGCCAGAGTTTCTTCTGCAGGGCTGATGCGCGTTCAAAATCGTGAGAGCGCAAGTGCAGTTTTTGCGCTTCGCGAAGCAGTAGCAGGCATTCATGCGCGCGCAGCACGACCAGAAAAGCTCGCGACATCGGCTCGATCAGCGACGGATCAGCGCTCCAGCTCTGGCCCGGAAAATAGTGTTCGCTCACCCGCTGGCCCGCGCCCAGACAGTCAAACGTCACGCATCCACCAAAGCCAAGCGGCTCACGGTCTGAATGAATCCGGCAACCGGAGCAGCCGTCGAGATACGGGCAAGGTTCGCCAGATTTCTTGTCGATTGCAAACTGCTCGGAGCGGTCGAACGCCAGCGCAAGGCAGCACAGCGCAGCGCATCGCGCGCAGTCGGCGCGCAAGCTATTGGTTTCCATTGTGAATGTTTCCCGCGGCGCAAATCTCGTTCGCGCCGGTCACTGCGACCGGGCCTGTTGAGTTTGCGTCAGGGAAAATTTCTGGGCCGAGACCAAGCCCGGCGAAGTGATTTGCTAATAAGCGCCCGTCCGGATTTGTCCAGACCGTGCGTAAAAAAGAGCGCGCCCATTTCTGGAAATGCAGACGATGATGCGTCAGTGTCCGGTTAGAAAACGTGGGAGGACAAAATGATCAAACTGACATTTTGCCTGAAACGGCATCTGGCCCGAAACCTGCTAGTCTGTGGGCGATGATCAGACTGTTCCTCTCCGGCGCACTTTTCGCGTTAACCAGCCTTGCGGCCTCTGCCGCCGGGGATGAGATCTGCCGTTCCGTTTCGACGAGCTGGCAGACTGAAGCAGGCCAGTCGATGCAGACCCGCATATCGACGCAGGCCGTTGATGGCTGCAAGCGCATCTTCCACGTGGTCGACGGCGTCGAAACCGAGGGCCGGGACTGCAATTGCGACCTCGTTGCTGACGGGATGGAGGCGCGGTTTTCCTCGC
This window harbors:
- the purS gene encoding phosphoribosylformylglycinamidine synthase subunit PurS; translation: MKAIVHVGLKPGVLDPQGKAVADTLGRMGYDEVKGARIGKVIELDLDGVEAGTEEARVKEMCEKLLANTVIESYRYELVD
- the grxD gene encoding Grx4 family monothiol glutaredoxin; this encodes MSDDTQTAIDQAVKGNDVLLFMKGTPTFPQCGFSSVVVQVLDYLGVDYVATNVLEDQAIREGIKVYSDWPTIPQLYVKGEFVGGCDIIKEMFESGELKTFMAEKGIEMEAA
- a CDS encoding APC family permease — protein: MTEEIRPPRVVGTIGATLMSVNGMIGAGIFALPAILYAETGNFAPWMFLIFGLLFSCNILVASRMAAMFRSSGGVQLYAQAAFGPIVGFQVGWLLVIAISAGRAATLHVLVSYLSVFFPFLQDGPARIFAVLALLIALSALTTSGMRNAVAGIMVGTVLKVTPILLLCVVAFAVGGLSVSFELPSFGTFESVALLVYFAFSGTINSTYSAGEIKNPRRTLPRSMLLSLAAIIVLYMAVQWAYIAAGAPSSAGNAAPLAAAAGAVMGETGVVILTLAAIFSITTNALTFFVSGPRIIYGMADRGLLPKTLAHVSDHFRTPDRAILLFTLIVAMVSLSGNFTFLAKVTSLGAQIAILSMFAAFVYFQVRGREGHDTGLTPVWVLIVFVGVAFSIYASAQAPLEAFGLIAGLIVIGTLLSFVARRNEIEKPAPIVD
- the purC gene encoding phosphoribosylaminoimidazolesuccinocarboxamide synthase, with amino-acid sequence MSRRRMIYEGKAKILYEGPEPGTLIQYFKDDATAFNAEKKAVLDGKGVLNNRISEFIMTRLGAMGIPNHFIKRLNMREQLIKKVEIIPLEVIVRNVAAGTMSKRLGITEGEALPRAIVEFCYKKDELGDPLVSEEHIAAFGWASPQEMDEIIAMALRINDILCGLFAAVGIRLIDFKIEFGRLFEGEIVRTILADEISPDSCRLWDFETNEKLDKDRFRRDLGGVTEAYAEVARRLGIIKESGQAADILDFNSSAK
- a CDS encoding SRPBCC domain-containing protein, with amino-acid sequence MKPAISIASLLLALAACVSSETPVEETALPSGVVETVTTENILEQTIIVDAPVSDVWDAFTTSEGYMAWATPFAVIDLEIGGQIESSYELDAQAGESDNIKLEILAYLPQELLVLKTVQAPPGFASQETLDRLVSVFEFDPVSDTRTLVTISGVGYGDDEESKRLREFFVEGNAYSLRALHNSFTAGPTDWEEMFAARQQAQ
- a CDS encoding DUF1476 domain-containing protein — its product is MSTFDDRERAEEAKYAHDSALDFKVMNRRNKLLGVWAADLLGLHGADAEAYAKEVVMSDLEEPGDEDVFRKVRADFDAKGVDRSDARIREHMAELVAVAREQIMKEKKD
- the rimO gene encoding 30S ribosomal protein S12 methylthiotransferase RimO produces the protein MSTLIQTPPKASAKTQPKVGIVSLGCPKALVDSERIITRLRAEGYAIAPDYEGADLVLVNTCGFLDSARDESLEAIGEAIEANGKVIVTGCLGAEPEVIQKAHPKVLAVTGPHQYEQVMDAVHTHLTPPPDAFTDLVPETGLKLTPRHYSYLKISEGCNNRCSFCIIPKLRGDLVSRPIHHVLTEAERLVKAGVNELLVISQDTSAYGLDVKYAPQTWKGEEYETRFLDLARGLGTLGAWVRMHYVYPYPHVDKVIPLMAEGAILPYLDIPFQHASANVLKQMKRPAKQDRVLERIQQWRRDVPGMTIRSTFIVGFPGETEEDFEILLDFIREAKIDRAGCFKYENVEHAESRLLEGHLPEEVKEERWHRFMALQAEISSERAAAQIGTTQDVIIDGPGEEPGEMLARSKADAPEIDGVVYLANASHLSAGDIVSARISDADEYDLYAEPA